The following DNA comes from Mesotoga sp. UBA6090.
ATATTGAAGTAACTACCTCCCCTGATTATGAAGTCCTTGCTGCCGTCTATTGGGACGTAGGGATTTGTAGTTGAGTCAGCAGTGTATTCCTGGAAGGTTTCAGTACACCATTCGAACACATTGCCACTCATGTCGTGTATTCCCAATCCGTTGGGTTCCTTCTCTCCGACTGGCCATGTTGAAAGGCTATCCGTAGTGTCATTGTGAGCATTCTCTCTGTACCATGCGACTTCATCGGGATCATTGCTTCCTGAGTACTTAAATAATGACTCTGAATCTCCACCCCTTGCAGCGTATTCCCACTCGGCTTCCGTGGGCAAGCGAAACCCAATTACTTCAGACGGGTTATCTGCCATGCCGCCTGAAAGATCGAGCAGATTACCGTTGTCGTCATACGCTCTTGCCAGTCCCGCCTTATCGCTTAACCAGTTGCAGTAGGCAATTGCGTCATACCAGGAAACGGAAATCACTGGTCTCCTTTCTCTGCCCCAGGAGAAATCTTTGGGTTTTGTTCTGCCCAAGTCGTCGCAGAAAGCATCGAATTCATCAAAGGTGACCTCATACTTTCCAATGTAGTAGTCGTAATCTAGAGTTACTTCGTGCAGAGGTAATTCATTCTCGTATCCGTCTCCCCAAGAGTCTCCCATCGTGAATGTACCGCCTGCAACAAATCTCATCTCTTCAATGGCAACGAAATTCCAGGAGATGATATTAGAATACGCTCCTTCGTTGTCTTCGGCCTTCACTTCAAATGAATGA
Coding sequences within:
- a CDS encoding formylglycine-generating enzyme family protein, giving the protein MRRFLILLLIVMFAVILAGCKKPREDQPPVLQKIGGSEGAIDHSENVLEWNATDPDGTIAKYYVNVDEAGWDDYGLETEYVWNDYGTGVHSFEVKAEDNEGAYSNIISWNFVAIEEMRFVAGGTFTMGDSWGDGYENELPLHEVTLDYDYYIGKYEVTFDEFDAFCDDLGRTKPKDFSWGRERRPVISVSWYDAIAYCNWLSDKAGLARAYDDNGNLLDLSGGMADNPSEVIGFRLPTEAEWEYAARGGDSESLFKYSGSNDPDEVAWYRENAHNDTTDSLSTWPVGEKEPNGLGIHDMSGNVFEWCTETFQEYTADSTTNPYVPIDGSKDFIIRGGSYFNIARPLRVPYREEVNGEIGIYVVGFRIVRTDK